One segment of Anguilla anguilla isolate fAngAng1 chromosome 1, fAngAng1.pri, whole genome shotgun sequence DNA contains the following:
- the LOC118235720 gene encoding myelin-associated glycoprotein-like isoform X6 produces the protein MRTQALWFYAIYSYVLNVHAASWTAEIPQTISALQGSCVVVPCKFNYPDREIKPTDLTGIWHTTNQDIYIYHPDSSKVMEEFRGRTNLIGDIARKDCSLRINHLKKKDNGPFIFRIEIRDFDKYSYKDKSVSIDVQDSPASPRLTVSREVKAGDAVTASCSVSHSCPMELPHLIWSRSGTTTNQSEELPNGQWKETSNLTFTATNSDHNQHLICTAKYQQVTSVQSSKILNVTYAPVRVEVEPESTVVKEGDAVEMQCSSDSNPPAHGYQWYNITGTLLSEERIYKLHNVSRHTKALYCAAINTEGHKNSTPAKISVEYPPSIGAQSGCVAEITGVNCRCLVESRPASRVQWKLADGKSENSSSVHSTDGQDSATVHTLHFHLGFTDVVSCYASNRHGHETRVLETNQRGVLMAIYLSGAAASAFVLILVILLLWKCSRRKKRDDQHVGTQENIAPAKSHRGKGPVEDPSAPGGDNICVNSATPYFEEEEEEEDYENCFKEDIYANM, from the exons ATGAGAACACaggctttatggttttatgccATCTACTCATATG tgctaAATGTGCACGCGGCTTCATGGACTGCAGAAATACCACAAACAATCTCAGCACTGCAGGGGTCTTGTGTCGTGGTTCCCTGCAAGTTCAATTACCCAGACCGTGAAATAAAGCCTACAGACCTGACAGGAATATGGCACACGACAAATCAAGACATATACATTTATCACCCGGACTCCTCCAAAGTGATGGAAGAATTCAGGGGCCGGACAAATCTGATTGGGGATATTGCAAGAAAAGACTGTTCACTGAGAATTaatcacctgaaaaaaaaggacaatggcccatttatttttaggataGAGATTCGTGACTTTGATAAGTACTCTTACAAAGATAAATCGGTCTCCATTGATGTCCAAG ACTCTCCAGCCTCCCCACGGCTGACCGTGAGCAGGGAGGTCAAAGCAGGTGACGCTGTGactgcttcctgctctgtgtctcactcCTGTCCCATGGAGCTGCCTCACCTGATCTGGAGCCGCAGTGGAACAaccaccaaccaatcagaggagctgcCCAACGGCCAATGGAAAGAGACGTCAAACTTAACTTTCACTGCCACAAACTCTGACCACAACCAGCATCTGATTTGCACAGCAAAGTATCAGCAGGTCACATCTGTGCAATCTTCTAAAATATTGAATGTGACAT ATGCCCCAGTCCGTGTGGAGGTCGAGCCTGAGTCCACAGTGGTGAAGGAGGGAGATGCTGTGGAGATGCAGTGCTCCAGTGACAGTAACCCTCCTGCACACGGCTACCAGTGGTACAACATCACTGGCACTCTGCTGTCAGAGGAACGAATCTACAAACTGCACAACGTGTCCAGACACACTAAAGCTCTCTACTGTGCAGCCATCAACACAGAGGGGCACAAGAACTCCACTCCGGCCAAGATCAGCGTGGAGT ACCCCCCAAGCATTGGAGCACAATCAGGCTGTGTTGCAGAAATCACAGGGGTGAACTGCCGGTGCCTGGTGGAGTCCAGGCCCGCTAGCAGAGTCCAGTGGAAACTTGCAGATGGCAAAagtgaaaacagcagcagcgtCCACAGCACAGATGGACAGGACTCCGCCACtgttcacacactgcatttccacCTGGGCTTTACTGATGTGGTGTCCTGCTACGCCAGCAACAGACATGGGCACGAAACAAGGGTCCTGGAAACCAACCAAAGAG GAGTACTGATGGCCATCTACTTATCAGGCGCGGCTGCTTCTGCCTTTGTGCTCatattggttattttattgctgtggaAATGTTCAAGACGAAAAAAACG cgaTGACCAGCATGTgggaacacaggaaaacatagCGCCAGCCAAATCCCA CAGGGGAAAGGGGCCTGTTGAAGATCCGTCCGCTCCCGGGGGTGATAACATTTGTGTTAACAGTGCG acaccatattttgaagaagaagaagaagaggaggattatgAGAATTGTTTTAAAGAGGACATTTATGCGAACATGTAA
- the LOC118235720 gene encoding myelin-associated glycoprotein-like isoform X1: MRTQALWFYAIYSYVLNVHAASWTAEIPQTISALQGSCVVVPCKFNYPDREIKPTDLTGIWHTTNQDIYIYHPDSSKVMEEFRGRTNLIGDIARKDCSLRINHLKKKDNGPFIFRIEIRDFDKYSYKDKSVSIDVQDSPASPRLTVSREVKAGDAVTASCSVSHSCPMELPHLIWSRSGTTTNQSEELPNGQWKETSNLTFTATNSDHNQHLICTAKYQQVTSVQSSKILNVTYAPVRVEVEPESTVVKEGDAVEMQCSSDSNPPAHGYQWYNITGTLLSEERIYKLHNVSRHTKALYCAAINTEGHKNSTPAKISVEYPPSIGAQSGCVAEITGVNCRCLVESRPASRVQWKLADGKSENSSSVHSTDGQDSATVHTLHFHLGFTDVVSCYASNRHGHETRVLETNQRGVLMAIYLSGAAASAFVLILVILLLWKCSRRKKRVEVKINPVYSTADLDDQHVGTQENIAPAKSHSRGKGPVEDPSAPGGDNICVNSATPYFEEEEEEEDYENCFKEDIYANM, encoded by the exons ATGAGAACACaggctttatggttttatgccATCTACTCATATG tgctaAATGTGCACGCGGCTTCATGGACTGCAGAAATACCACAAACAATCTCAGCACTGCAGGGGTCTTGTGTCGTGGTTCCCTGCAAGTTCAATTACCCAGACCGTGAAATAAAGCCTACAGACCTGACAGGAATATGGCACACGACAAATCAAGACATATACATTTATCACCCGGACTCCTCCAAAGTGATGGAAGAATTCAGGGGCCGGACAAATCTGATTGGGGATATTGCAAGAAAAGACTGTTCACTGAGAATTaatcacctgaaaaaaaaggacaatggcccatttatttttaggataGAGATTCGTGACTTTGATAAGTACTCTTACAAAGATAAATCGGTCTCCATTGATGTCCAAG ACTCTCCAGCCTCCCCACGGCTGACCGTGAGCAGGGAGGTCAAAGCAGGTGACGCTGTGactgcttcctgctctgtgtctcactcCTGTCCCATGGAGCTGCCTCACCTGATCTGGAGCCGCAGTGGAACAaccaccaaccaatcagaggagctgcCCAACGGCCAATGGAAAGAGACGTCAAACTTAACTTTCACTGCCACAAACTCTGACCACAACCAGCATCTGATTTGCACAGCAAAGTATCAGCAGGTCACATCTGTGCAATCTTCTAAAATATTGAATGTGACAT ATGCCCCAGTCCGTGTGGAGGTCGAGCCTGAGTCCACAGTGGTGAAGGAGGGAGATGCTGTGGAGATGCAGTGCTCCAGTGACAGTAACCCTCCTGCACACGGCTACCAGTGGTACAACATCACTGGCACTCTGCTGTCAGAGGAACGAATCTACAAACTGCACAACGTGTCCAGACACACTAAAGCTCTCTACTGTGCAGCCATCAACACAGAGGGGCACAAGAACTCCACTCCGGCCAAGATCAGCGTGGAGT ACCCCCCAAGCATTGGAGCACAATCAGGCTGTGTTGCAGAAATCACAGGGGTGAACTGCCGGTGCCTGGTGGAGTCCAGGCCCGCTAGCAGAGTCCAGTGGAAACTTGCAGATGGCAAAagtgaaaacagcagcagcgtCCACAGCACAGATGGACAGGACTCCGCCACtgttcacacactgcatttccacCTGGGCTTTACTGATGTGGTGTCCTGCTACGCCAGCAACAGACATGGGCACGAAACAAGGGTCCTGGAAACCAACCAAAGAG GAGTACTGATGGCCATCTACTTATCAGGCGCGGCTGCTTCTGCCTTTGTGCTCatattggttattttattgctgtggaAATGTTCAAGACGAAAAAAACG TGTGGAAGTAAAGATAAACCCTGTCTACTCAACTGCAGACCT cgaTGACCAGCATGTgggaacacaggaaaacatagCGCCAGCCAAATCCCA CAGCAGGGGAAAGGGGCCTGTTGAAGATCCGTCCGCTCCCGGGGGTGATAACATTTGTGTTAACAGTGCG acaccatattttgaagaagaagaagaagaggaggattatgAGAATTGTTTTAAAGAGGACATTTATGCGAACATGTAA
- the LOC118235720 gene encoding myelin-associated glycoprotein-like isoform X4, protein MRTQALWFYAIYSYVLNVHAASWTAEIPQTISALQGSCVVVPCKFNYPDREIKPTDLTGIWHTTNQDIYIYHPDSSKVMEEFRGRTNLIGDIARKDCSLRINHLKKKDNGPFIFRIEIRDFDKYSYKDKSVSIDVQDSPASPRLTVSREVKAGDAVTASCSVSHSCPMELPHLIWSRSGTTTNQSEELPNGQWKETSNLTFTATNSDHNQHLICTAKYQQVTSVQSSKILNVTYAPVRVEVEPESTVVKEGDAVEMQCSSDSNPPAHGYQWYNITGTLLSEERIYKLHNVSRHTKALYCAAINTEGHKNSTPAKISVEYPPSIGAQSGCVAEITGVNCRCLVESRPASRVQWKLADGKSENSSSVHSTDGQDSATVHTLHFHLGFTDVVSCYASNRHGHETRVLETNQRGVLMAIYLSGAAASAFVLILVILLLWKCSRRKKRVEVKINPVYSTADLDDQHVGTQENIAPAKSRRGKGPVEDPSAPGGDNICVNSATPYFEEEEEEEDYENCFKEDIYANM, encoded by the exons ATGAGAACACaggctttatggttttatgccATCTACTCATATG tgctaAATGTGCACGCGGCTTCATGGACTGCAGAAATACCACAAACAATCTCAGCACTGCAGGGGTCTTGTGTCGTGGTTCCCTGCAAGTTCAATTACCCAGACCGTGAAATAAAGCCTACAGACCTGACAGGAATATGGCACACGACAAATCAAGACATATACATTTATCACCCGGACTCCTCCAAAGTGATGGAAGAATTCAGGGGCCGGACAAATCTGATTGGGGATATTGCAAGAAAAGACTGTTCACTGAGAATTaatcacctgaaaaaaaaggacaatggcccatttatttttaggataGAGATTCGTGACTTTGATAAGTACTCTTACAAAGATAAATCGGTCTCCATTGATGTCCAAG ACTCTCCAGCCTCCCCACGGCTGACCGTGAGCAGGGAGGTCAAAGCAGGTGACGCTGTGactgcttcctgctctgtgtctcactcCTGTCCCATGGAGCTGCCTCACCTGATCTGGAGCCGCAGTGGAACAaccaccaaccaatcagaggagctgcCCAACGGCCAATGGAAAGAGACGTCAAACTTAACTTTCACTGCCACAAACTCTGACCACAACCAGCATCTGATTTGCACAGCAAAGTATCAGCAGGTCACATCTGTGCAATCTTCTAAAATATTGAATGTGACAT ATGCCCCAGTCCGTGTGGAGGTCGAGCCTGAGTCCACAGTGGTGAAGGAGGGAGATGCTGTGGAGATGCAGTGCTCCAGTGACAGTAACCCTCCTGCACACGGCTACCAGTGGTACAACATCACTGGCACTCTGCTGTCAGAGGAACGAATCTACAAACTGCACAACGTGTCCAGACACACTAAAGCTCTCTACTGTGCAGCCATCAACACAGAGGGGCACAAGAACTCCACTCCGGCCAAGATCAGCGTGGAGT ACCCCCCAAGCATTGGAGCACAATCAGGCTGTGTTGCAGAAATCACAGGGGTGAACTGCCGGTGCCTGGTGGAGTCCAGGCCCGCTAGCAGAGTCCAGTGGAAACTTGCAGATGGCAAAagtgaaaacagcagcagcgtCCACAGCACAGATGGACAGGACTCCGCCACtgttcacacactgcatttccacCTGGGCTTTACTGATGTGGTGTCCTGCTACGCCAGCAACAGACATGGGCACGAAACAAGGGTCCTGGAAACCAACCAAAGAG GAGTACTGATGGCCATCTACTTATCAGGCGCGGCTGCTTCTGCCTTTGTGCTCatattggttattttattgctgtggaAATGTTCAAGACGAAAAAAACG TGTGGAAGTAAAGATAAACCCTGTCTACTCAACTGCAGACCT cgaTGACCAGCATGTgggaacacaggaaaacatagCGCCAGCCAAATCCCG CAGGGGAAAGGGGCCTGTTGAAGATCCGTCCGCTCCCGGGGGTGATAACATTTGTGTTAACAGTGCG acaccatattttgaagaagaagaagaagaggaggattatgAGAATTGTTTTAAAGAGGACATTTATGCGAACATGTAA
- the LOC118235720 gene encoding myelin-associated glycoprotein-like isoform X5, whose amino-acid sequence MRTQALWFYAIYSYVLNVHAASWTAEIPQTISALQGSCVVVPCKFNYPDREIKPTDLTGIWHTTNQDIYIYHPDSSKVMEEFRGRTNLIGDIARKDCSLRINHLKKKDNGPFIFRIEIRDFDKYSYKDKSVSIDVQDSPASPRLTVSREVKAGDAVTASCSVSHSCPMELPHLIWSRSGTTTNQSEELPNGQWKETSNLTFTATNSDHNQHLICTAKYQQVTSVQSSKILNVTYAPVRVEVEPESTVVKEGDAVEMQCSSDSNPPAHGYQWYNITGTLLSEERIYKLHNVSRHTKALYCAAINTEGHKNSTPAKISVEYPPSIGAQSGCVAEITGVNCRCLVESRPASRVQWKLADGKSENSSSVHSTDGQDSATVHTLHFHLGFTDVVSCYASNRHGHETRVLETNQRGVLMAIYLSGAAASAFVLILVILLLWKCSRRKKRDDQHVGTQENIAPAKSHSRGKGPVEDPSAPGGDNICVNSATPYFEEEEEEEDYENCFKEDIYANM is encoded by the exons ATGAGAACACaggctttatggttttatgccATCTACTCATATG tgctaAATGTGCACGCGGCTTCATGGACTGCAGAAATACCACAAACAATCTCAGCACTGCAGGGGTCTTGTGTCGTGGTTCCCTGCAAGTTCAATTACCCAGACCGTGAAATAAAGCCTACAGACCTGACAGGAATATGGCACACGACAAATCAAGACATATACATTTATCACCCGGACTCCTCCAAAGTGATGGAAGAATTCAGGGGCCGGACAAATCTGATTGGGGATATTGCAAGAAAAGACTGTTCACTGAGAATTaatcacctgaaaaaaaaggacaatggcccatttatttttaggataGAGATTCGTGACTTTGATAAGTACTCTTACAAAGATAAATCGGTCTCCATTGATGTCCAAG ACTCTCCAGCCTCCCCACGGCTGACCGTGAGCAGGGAGGTCAAAGCAGGTGACGCTGTGactgcttcctgctctgtgtctcactcCTGTCCCATGGAGCTGCCTCACCTGATCTGGAGCCGCAGTGGAACAaccaccaaccaatcagaggagctgcCCAACGGCCAATGGAAAGAGACGTCAAACTTAACTTTCACTGCCACAAACTCTGACCACAACCAGCATCTGATTTGCACAGCAAAGTATCAGCAGGTCACATCTGTGCAATCTTCTAAAATATTGAATGTGACAT ATGCCCCAGTCCGTGTGGAGGTCGAGCCTGAGTCCACAGTGGTGAAGGAGGGAGATGCTGTGGAGATGCAGTGCTCCAGTGACAGTAACCCTCCTGCACACGGCTACCAGTGGTACAACATCACTGGCACTCTGCTGTCAGAGGAACGAATCTACAAACTGCACAACGTGTCCAGACACACTAAAGCTCTCTACTGTGCAGCCATCAACACAGAGGGGCACAAGAACTCCACTCCGGCCAAGATCAGCGTGGAGT ACCCCCCAAGCATTGGAGCACAATCAGGCTGTGTTGCAGAAATCACAGGGGTGAACTGCCGGTGCCTGGTGGAGTCCAGGCCCGCTAGCAGAGTCCAGTGGAAACTTGCAGATGGCAAAagtgaaaacagcagcagcgtCCACAGCACAGATGGACAGGACTCCGCCACtgttcacacactgcatttccacCTGGGCTTTACTGATGTGGTGTCCTGCTACGCCAGCAACAGACATGGGCACGAAACAAGGGTCCTGGAAACCAACCAAAGAG GAGTACTGATGGCCATCTACTTATCAGGCGCGGCTGCTTCTGCCTTTGTGCTCatattggttattttattgctgtggaAATGTTCAAGACGAAAAAAACG cgaTGACCAGCATGTgggaacacaggaaaacatagCGCCAGCCAAATCCCA CAGCAGGGGAAAGGGGCCTGTTGAAGATCCGTCCGCTCCCGGGGGTGATAACATTTGTGTTAACAGTGCG acaccatattttgaagaagaagaagaagaggaggattatgAGAATTGTTTTAAAGAGGACATTTATGCGAACATGTAA
- the LOC118235720 gene encoding myelin-associated glycoprotein-like isoform X3 yields MRTQALWFYAIYSYVLNVHAASWTAEIPQTISALQGSCVVVPCKFNYPDREIKPTDLTGIWHTTNQDIYIYHPDSSKVMEEFRGRTNLIGDIARKDCSLRINHLKKKDNGPFIFRIEIRDFDKYSYKDKSVSIDVQDSPASPRLTVSREVKAGDAVTASCSVSHSCPMELPHLIWSRSGTTTNQSEELPNGQWKETSNLTFTATNSDHNQHLICTAKYQQVTSVQSSKILNVTYAPVRVEVEPESTVVKEGDAVEMQCSSDSNPPAHGYQWYNITGTLLSEERIYKLHNVSRHTKALYCAAINTEGHKNSTPAKISVEYPPSIGAQSGCVAEITGVNCRCLVESRPASRVQWKLADGKSENSSSVHSTDGQDSATVHTLHFHLGFTDVVSCYASNRHGHETRVLETNQRGVLMAIYLSGAAASAFVLILVILLLWKCSRRKKRVEVKINPVYSTADLDDQHVGTQENIAPAKSHRGKGPVEDPSAPGGDNICVNSATPYFEEEEEEEDYENCFKEDIYANM; encoded by the exons ATGAGAACACaggctttatggttttatgccATCTACTCATATG tgctaAATGTGCACGCGGCTTCATGGACTGCAGAAATACCACAAACAATCTCAGCACTGCAGGGGTCTTGTGTCGTGGTTCCCTGCAAGTTCAATTACCCAGACCGTGAAATAAAGCCTACAGACCTGACAGGAATATGGCACACGACAAATCAAGACATATACATTTATCACCCGGACTCCTCCAAAGTGATGGAAGAATTCAGGGGCCGGACAAATCTGATTGGGGATATTGCAAGAAAAGACTGTTCACTGAGAATTaatcacctgaaaaaaaaggacaatggcccatttatttttaggataGAGATTCGTGACTTTGATAAGTACTCTTACAAAGATAAATCGGTCTCCATTGATGTCCAAG ACTCTCCAGCCTCCCCACGGCTGACCGTGAGCAGGGAGGTCAAAGCAGGTGACGCTGTGactgcttcctgctctgtgtctcactcCTGTCCCATGGAGCTGCCTCACCTGATCTGGAGCCGCAGTGGAACAaccaccaaccaatcagaggagctgcCCAACGGCCAATGGAAAGAGACGTCAAACTTAACTTTCACTGCCACAAACTCTGACCACAACCAGCATCTGATTTGCACAGCAAAGTATCAGCAGGTCACATCTGTGCAATCTTCTAAAATATTGAATGTGACAT ATGCCCCAGTCCGTGTGGAGGTCGAGCCTGAGTCCACAGTGGTGAAGGAGGGAGATGCTGTGGAGATGCAGTGCTCCAGTGACAGTAACCCTCCTGCACACGGCTACCAGTGGTACAACATCACTGGCACTCTGCTGTCAGAGGAACGAATCTACAAACTGCACAACGTGTCCAGACACACTAAAGCTCTCTACTGTGCAGCCATCAACACAGAGGGGCACAAGAACTCCACTCCGGCCAAGATCAGCGTGGAGT ACCCCCCAAGCATTGGAGCACAATCAGGCTGTGTTGCAGAAATCACAGGGGTGAACTGCCGGTGCCTGGTGGAGTCCAGGCCCGCTAGCAGAGTCCAGTGGAAACTTGCAGATGGCAAAagtgaaaacagcagcagcgtCCACAGCACAGATGGACAGGACTCCGCCACtgttcacacactgcatttccacCTGGGCTTTACTGATGTGGTGTCCTGCTACGCCAGCAACAGACATGGGCACGAAACAAGGGTCCTGGAAACCAACCAAAGAG GAGTACTGATGGCCATCTACTTATCAGGCGCGGCTGCTTCTGCCTTTGTGCTCatattggttattttattgctgtggaAATGTTCAAGACGAAAAAAACG TGTGGAAGTAAAGATAAACCCTGTCTACTCAACTGCAGACCT cgaTGACCAGCATGTgggaacacaggaaaacatagCGCCAGCCAAATCCCA CAGGGGAAAGGGGCCTGTTGAAGATCCGTCCGCTCCCGGGGGTGATAACATTTGTGTTAACAGTGCG acaccatattttgaagaagaagaagaagaggaggattatgAGAATTGTTTTAAAGAGGACATTTATGCGAACATGTAA
- the LOC118235720 gene encoding myelin-associated glycoprotein-like isoform X2, with protein MRTQALWFYAIYSYVLNVHAASWTAEIPQTISALQGSCVVVPCKFNYPDREIKPTDLTGIWHTTNQDIYIYHPDSSKVMEEFRGRTNLIGDIARKDCSLRINHLKKKDNGPFIFRIEIRDFDKYSYKDKSVSIDVQDSPASPRLTVSREVKAGDAVTASCSVSHSCPMELPHLIWSRSGTTTNQSEELPNGQWKETSNLTFTATNSDHNQHLICTAKYQQVTSVQSSKILNVTYAPVRVEVEPESTVVKEGDAVEMQCSSDSNPPAHGYQWYNITGTLLSEERIYKLHNVSRHTKALYCAAINTEGHKNSTPAKISVEYPPSIGAQSGCVAEITGVNCRCLVESRPASRVQWKLADGKSENSSSVHSTDGQDSATVHTLHFHLGFTDVVSCYASNRHGHETRVLETNQRGVLMAIYLSGAAASAFVLILVILLLWKCSRRKKRVEVKINPVYSTADLDDQHVGTQENIAPAKSRSRGKGPVEDPSAPGGDNICVNSATPYFEEEEEEEDYENCFKEDIYANM; from the exons ATGAGAACACaggctttatggttttatgccATCTACTCATATG tgctaAATGTGCACGCGGCTTCATGGACTGCAGAAATACCACAAACAATCTCAGCACTGCAGGGGTCTTGTGTCGTGGTTCCCTGCAAGTTCAATTACCCAGACCGTGAAATAAAGCCTACAGACCTGACAGGAATATGGCACACGACAAATCAAGACATATACATTTATCACCCGGACTCCTCCAAAGTGATGGAAGAATTCAGGGGCCGGACAAATCTGATTGGGGATATTGCAAGAAAAGACTGTTCACTGAGAATTaatcacctgaaaaaaaaggacaatggcccatttatttttaggataGAGATTCGTGACTTTGATAAGTACTCTTACAAAGATAAATCGGTCTCCATTGATGTCCAAG ACTCTCCAGCCTCCCCACGGCTGACCGTGAGCAGGGAGGTCAAAGCAGGTGACGCTGTGactgcttcctgctctgtgtctcactcCTGTCCCATGGAGCTGCCTCACCTGATCTGGAGCCGCAGTGGAACAaccaccaaccaatcagaggagctgcCCAACGGCCAATGGAAAGAGACGTCAAACTTAACTTTCACTGCCACAAACTCTGACCACAACCAGCATCTGATTTGCACAGCAAAGTATCAGCAGGTCACATCTGTGCAATCTTCTAAAATATTGAATGTGACAT ATGCCCCAGTCCGTGTGGAGGTCGAGCCTGAGTCCACAGTGGTGAAGGAGGGAGATGCTGTGGAGATGCAGTGCTCCAGTGACAGTAACCCTCCTGCACACGGCTACCAGTGGTACAACATCACTGGCACTCTGCTGTCAGAGGAACGAATCTACAAACTGCACAACGTGTCCAGACACACTAAAGCTCTCTACTGTGCAGCCATCAACACAGAGGGGCACAAGAACTCCACTCCGGCCAAGATCAGCGTGGAGT ACCCCCCAAGCATTGGAGCACAATCAGGCTGTGTTGCAGAAATCACAGGGGTGAACTGCCGGTGCCTGGTGGAGTCCAGGCCCGCTAGCAGAGTCCAGTGGAAACTTGCAGATGGCAAAagtgaaaacagcagcagcgtCCACAGCACAGATGGACAGGACTCCGCCACtgttcacacactgcatttccacCTGGGCTTTACTGATGTGGTGTCCTGCTACGCCAGCAACAGACATGGGCACGAAACAAGGGTCCTGGAAACCAACCAAAGAG GAGTACTGATGGCCATCTACTTATCAGGCGCGGCTGCTTCTGCCTTTGTGCTCatattggttattttattgctgtggaAATGTTCAAGACGAAAAAAACG TGTGGAAGTAAAGATAAACCCTGTCTACTCAACTGCAGACCT cgaTGACCAGCATGTgggaacacaggaaaacatagCGCCAGCCAAATCCCG CAGCAGGGGAAAGGGGCCTGTTGAAGATCCGTCCGCTCCCGGGGGTGATAACATTTGTGTTAACAGTGCG acaccatattttgaagaagaagaagaagaggaggattatgAGAATTGTTTTAAAGAGGACATTTATGCGAACATGTAA